From Anaerotignum faecicola, the proteins below share one genomic window:
- a CDS encoding glycoside hydrolase family 25 protein, whose amino-acid sequence MITGIDVSRWQNTVNWRGVKNQGIRFAMIRAGYGNANEDPYFRRNAVGAADAGIDIGAYYYCSAANVFEASSQAEYFLNLIKGYKFTYPIALDIEDSVQASLSRERITDIASAFLEKIEAAGYYAILYASKYWLENKLIMNGRLKRFDVWLAQYTSGDYTYKGNVGMWQYTDKGAVNGIYGYVDMDRAYKDYAAIIKENGLNNLGGTHVEEKDMTLEEAKKIIQEKCGFDDNTMMYLSFYRYSESMILRLAKAMV is encoded by the coding sequence ATGATAACAGGCATAGATGTAAGCAGATGGCAAAACACTGTAAATTGGAGGGGTGTTAAGAACCAAGGAATTCGGTTTGCAATGATAAGAGCCGGATACGGCAACGCAAACGAGGATCCGTATTTCAGGCGTAATGCCGTTGGGGCCGCTGATGCGGGTATTGACATAGGCGCATATTATTATTGTTCTGCGGCAAATGTATTTGAAGCTTCTTCACAGGCCGAATATTTTTTGAATTTAATAAAGGGATATAAATTCACATATCCTATAGCTTTGGACATTGAGGACAGTGTACAAGCATCGCTTAGCCGTGAACGGATTACGGATATTGCATCGGCGTTTTTAGAAAAAATTGAAGCAGCCGGGTATTATGCAATTTTATATGCAAGCAAATACTGGCTGGAAAACAAACTTATTATGAACGGCAGATTAAAGAGGTTTGACGTATGGCTTGCGCAGTATACTTCCGGAGATTACACATATAAAGGGAATGTAGGCATGTGGCAGTATACGGATAAGGGAGCCGTAAACGGAATATACGGCTATGTAGATATGGACAGGGCCTATAAGGATTATGCCGCGATTATAAAGGAAAACGGACTGAATAACTTAGGAGGGACGCACGTGGAAGAAAAAGATATGACTTTGGAGGAAGCTAAAAAAATTATTCAGGAAAAATGCGGTTTTGACGATAACACAATGATGTATTTATCTTTTTACCGTTACAGTGAAAGTATGATACTACGGCTTGCAAAAGCCATGGTTTGA
- a CDS encoding SDR family oxidoreductase, translating to MNLKGKTALVTGSSRGIGKAVAFAFAKEGCNIVLNASVSSDELLKAQEELKAMGCYSYSYLADVSDYQSCKEMFANITNIYGNVDILVNNAGISHVGIFTDMVPEEWDKLINVNIKSCINCTHLALPKMISRKSGTIINISSIWGERGASCEAVYSATKGAVNSFTKAMAKEVGPSGIRVNAIAAGVIDTKMNEFLNPEEKEILTNEISLMRFGKTNEVADLAVYLASDRASFVTGQVISADGCMV from the coding sequence ATGAATTTAAAGGGAAAAACAGCGCTTGTAACAGGTTCGTCCCGAGGCATAGGAAAGGCGGTTGCTTTTGCTTTTGCCAAAGAAGGGTGCAATATTGTGCTTAATGCTTCCGTAAGTTCTGACGAACTTCTTAAAGCCCAGGAAGAATTAAAGGCAATGGGATGTTATTCATATTCATATCTCGCTGATGTTTCGGATTATCAAAGCTGCAAAGAAATGTTTGCGAATATAACAAATATATACGGCAATGTTGATATACTTGTAAATAATGCCGGCATATCGCATGTTGGGATTTTTACCGATATGGTTCCCGAAGAGTGGGATAAATTAATAAATGTAAATATAAAATCATGTATAAATTGCACGCATTTGGCTTTGCCTAAGATGATTAGCCGAAAAAGCGGCACAATTATAAATATATCGTCGATATGGGGAGAACGCGGGGCGTCGTGCGAGGCCGTTTATTCGGCTACAAAAGGAGCCGTAAATTCTTTTACAAAAGCTATGGCAAAAGAAGTGGGGCCAAGCGGAATAAGGGTAAACGCTATTGCGGCCGGAGTGATAGATACAAAAATGAACGAATTTCTTAATCCGGAAGAAAAAGAGATTTTAACTAATGAAATTTCGCTGATGCGTTTCGGAAAAACAAATGAAGTAGCGGATTTGGCCGTTTACCTTGCAAGCGACAGGGCTTCTTTTGTTACCGGTCAGGTAATTTCTGCCGACGGATGTATGGTTTAA